The nucleotide window GGCAGCGGGCAATGATTGCGATTGCCCTGGCATGCAATCCGGAGCTGTTAATTGCTGATGAGCCAACGACAGCATTGGATGTGACAATCCAGGCACAGGTTCTTGATCTGATGAGGGACCTGAAGGAAAAAACTGACACGGCGATTATCCTCATTACACATGATTTGGGCGTTGTGGCAGAAACAGCTGAACGAGTGATAGTCATGTATGCAGGAATGATGGTCGAGAGCGGTACGGTCCATGAACTTTTTGAAAACCCGCGCCATCCTTACACATGGGGATTGATGGAATCAATTCCCGATCATACAAGCTCTGCAAAAGAGCGGCTCATCCCGATTGAAGGAACGCCTCCGGATTTGTTCTCGCCGCCGCCGGGATGTCCTTTTGCTCCTAGATGCAAATATGCAATGGAAGTTTGCCTTCAGGACATGCCTCCAGCATTCGAGACAGAGTCAGGGCATTATGCAAGATGCTGGCTGAACGATCCGAGGTCACCGAAAGTCGAAGATCTTGTCGCTGCAGGGAGGGAAACAACATGACCGAAGCAACCATTAAAGAGCCAAAAGCTACAGCTGCTGATACGCTTCTTAAAATCGAAAATCTAAAAAAGTATTTCACAATCCAAAAGGACAAGACAGTTAAATCTGTTGATGATATCTCAATTGAAATCAAAAGGGGAGAAACATTCGGACTTGTGGGTGAATCCGGAAGCGGCAAATCGACTCTGGGTAAAACCATTGTTGGTCTTCAAGACCCTACAGAAGGAACCATGATCTATAACGGTGTCGATCTATCCACTATGGATCGGAAGGAGAAGGCAATCGCGAATCGCGAAATGCAAATCATTTTCCAGGATCCGCATGCATCCCTTAACCCAAGGATGAGGGTAGGCGATATCATTGCGGAAGGAATCGATGCACATCGTCTTGCCCGGGGGCAGGAAAGGCAAAATCGTGTATATGATTTGCTGGAACGAGTCGGCCTTCGCCCAGAGCATGCAAGAAGATACCCGCATGAATTCAGCGGAGGGCAGCGTCAGCGGATTGGGATTGCGAGGGCACTTGCGGTCAATCCAAAGTTCATAGTTGCGGATGAACCAATTTCAGCACTCGATGTTTCCATCCAGGCCCAGGTCATCAACCTTATGGAGGATCTGAAGGAGCAGGAGGGACTCACTTATTTGTTCATTGCCCATGACCTGGGGATGGTCAAGCATATCAGTGACCGGATCGGTGTCATGTATTTAGGGAAAATGATGGAGCTTGCCAGCAGCAATGACTTGTTCGCTGAACCGCTTCACCCCTATACACAGGCACTAATGTCTGCAATTCCAGTTGCAAAACCAGGTGCCGCGAAAAGGGAGCGGATCGTGCTTCAGGGGGATCCCCCGAGCCCGGTCAACCCTCCAAGCGGCTGCCGCTTCCGTACAAGATGCCCGCATGCGATGTCTATTTGCGCCGAGATAATTCCTGATTTCCGGGAAGTCAAAAAGGACCATTTCGTTGCATGCCATCTATATAACTAACATCTAGACAATTTCGAGGAGGAAAAACAATGAAAAAGCTGCTATCCATGATAGCTGCCCTTATGTTTGTCAGTTCGGTTTTAGCCGGCTGTTACGGCGGGGGCAACAAGAACACTTCATCAGATTCGGGTTCTAAAGGAAGCACAAAAGACATCAAGCAGGAACTTGTATTGAATGCAATGAGTGAACCGCCAGCGCTTGATCCGGCAATGGCAACAGATACAACATCCGGATGGGTGTTGGATCATACGTTTGAAGGCTTGTTCACAAAGGACAAGGATGGCAAGCCAGTACTTGGTACAGCAAAAGATGTGAAAGTATCTGAAGACGGAAAGACATACACGTTTACCATCCGTGATGATGCAAAATGGTCTGATGGTTCACCGGTAACCGCTGAAGATTTTGAGTACAGCTGGAAGCGTACACTTGATCCCGCGACTGGAAGCCAATTCGCTTTCTACCTTTATTACGTAAAGGGTGCTGAAGACTTCAACAAAGGAAAAGGTTCTGCTGAAGATGTTGGAGTAAAGGCAACTGATGAAAAGACTTTAGTGGTCGAACTGAATGATCCGCTTGGCTATTTCAAAGAACTTTTAACAATGTGGACTTTCTACCCTGTTAAAAAAGACCTGGTTGAAAACAACAAAGACTGGGCTGCAGGAGCTGAAGGGTATGTCAGCAACGGGCCTTTCAAAATGACTGCATGGAAGCATGACAGCTCAGTAGTGGTCGAAAAGAACGAACATTACTATGACAACAAAAATATCAATCTTACAAAAGTTACCTGGAAAATGGTTAATGATGCAACTACTTATTATCAGATGTATAAAACAGGGGAACTGGATCTTGTAACCACTCTTCCATCCGATGTAGTAGAACAGGAAAAGGAAAACAACGACTTCAAGAACGTCCCTTACTTTGGAACATATATGTACATGTTTAATATCACAAAAGAGCCATTCACGAATGAAAAAGTACGGCGTGCATTCGCAATGGCTATCGACAGGGACGCCCTGACGAAGAATATCACAAAAGCTGGTGAAACACCTGCATACGCATTCGTGCCACCTGGTGTTGAAACGCCTGATGGAGATTTCCGTGATCAAGGCGGCAAGTACTTTAAAGAAGATATCGAAGAAGCGAAAAAGCTTTTAGAAGAAGGAATGGCAGAAGAAGGCTGGTCCACTCTTCCGGAAGTAACGCTTTTGTATAACACTGCTGAAAACCACAAGAAAATTGCAGAAGCTGTCCAGGAAATGTACAAGAAGAATCTTGGAGTGGATATCAAATTGGCTAACCAGGAATGGAAGACTTACCTTGATACTACGGACCAGGGTAACTTCCAGATGGCGCGCATGGGCTGGATCGGCGTTCTGCTTGACCCGGCAGTCATCCTTGATTACTTCCTTGGAGACAGCCCGAATAACCGTACAGAATGGAGAAATGAAAAATACGATAGCCTTATGGACCAGGCAAAAGCTGAACAGGATCCAGCGAAGCACTTTGACTTACTACGCCAGGCAGAAGATGTGCTGATGGATGAACTTCCATTTGTTCCTGTGTATCATTATACGAACACATACCTGACATCCCCTAATTTTGAGGGCCTTGTCTACCCATATAACCGTTATCCTAACGTTAAGTGGGCAAAGAAGGTATCTGAGTAAAACACTGACTATGTATATTCCGTAACTATTTTGTGATATGGCAGGAAAAAACAGCCCCCTGTTTTTTCCTGCCATACAATTTTATCGAATAAGGAGGATGACAATGGGAAAGAAAATAACCGCCTTTCTATTCATCATGCTGGCATGGCTGTTAGCAAAACCAGTTCTTTCACTCTCGTGGCGGGAAGTCATCGATCGGTCATTCATGGTTGGTATTATATCCTTGTTAGTGGCAGCGGCCTTCCTGATTTTGAAAACTGGATTTCTGTCTTTGTTCATGAATGGTTTCAATAAACTCGGATCATTTATATCCCCAAAATCAAGAGCAATGGAACGTGAAGACGAAAGGGCAGCAGACAATGAAAAGTTAAAAGAGTTCAAAGGCAATCTTTACGGGAGAATTCTTATTGGTGCATTCTTTTTCGGGTTAAGTTCAGTCACTGTCTCTCTTTTAACATTAATTGTATATTATTAACCCTGACCAGCTTTAGTAAAAAGCGGTCTTTTTCGTTTTAAACAAAGTTAACTTCCCTTTGTAAAAGGGCGCTTTTATTGTAGGCAGCAGACAGTCCGGATGTTATGATTTGCTCTTTGGCAACAGACTTATAGGGAAGCTTAACCTTAAGTGGTCTTTTAAATGGCGAAATTGAAAGGGTGACAGTTTCCTTGTCTAACCAATTGGCGTGGATTGGTTTTTCCCCAGCAAATGAGAATCGCTGCGGAAACCCATCCCGGTAAAAATAATGCTCAAGTTCTTTTGGCGTTCCAGGTTCATTGAGGCAAATGTACAATGAGAGATTATCGCAGAATTTTAATAGATTTAAATGGAAAGTGAGGACCGGGTCATGTGTAATCCTTAAGTCTTTCAGCAAGAACTCCTGTCTTTGTTTTTCCTCGTTCCAAAAATTCTTTCCTATCGTGCTTGTCGCATCTTCAAGGAAGGAGGCATAGTGGAGGCTGCATAGTAAGCCGGCGTATGGATCCATTTGCACGACTTCATCGATCCCTCTTTTGTAAAAGTCAAGCTTTGGGCTGCCCGGGTAATCCATGAATGAATAGGGCTGCTCTGTTTGTTCGTTCCATAATGGGTCTTTGTCAGGTTCAATCCAACATCGATCATGCTCTCGAACAGCGAGAACCACAGAGTCCTTTCTGTCTAACCCCTCAAAATAATCATCTCTCCAATTTATAGCCGTTTCCATAGAAATCCTGGCATGGTCATGCTGGGCAACCATGATAAAATCCTTTTCCCGTTCGTGAATGATCATATCATTCTCCCCTTAATTTATTTGGAAAACTACTAAAATTTAAGTGTTTATGGTATATCAAAAATAATGATATACTTTTCATTGATAAGATGCTCGTGTTAGTGTTATTGAAGTATATTCCCTGTCTATTTTGATCCTATAATAAGGCATATGTTACTGTGCTTGTTTATACTACTAATAAAGAAGCCTATTTTAATAATCAATCACTGTATACTCCTTTTGGCAACTAGACTTTTTTAGAAAAGGAAGTTTCTCATATGAATGTAATTCAAAAGCTTTTTTCAAAACAAAAGAAAGTGAAGATTGAATTTTGCCAGCGAAATTTAGAGCAGTTTTTAAAAGAAGAAAATTACGCTGAATATAATGAGTTTTTGAGTCGAAAAAATGTGAATTATAAGGAGTTCGAATGCCAAAGCAGATGTAAGGAATGCCGGTTGTCTCCGTATGCGATGGTGGATGGGGAGTTTGTGACTGCAAATAATTCCGGTGAATTGCTTAAGAAAATGGCTCAATATTTAGATTGAAAACTGCTTAGGGACATTGATAAACCGTTCCAAGATTAAATGAATATAGCGAAAATGGCACAACAAATGGCGTGGAAATTGTCCACGCCATTTTTCCTTTTATGCCCGCCAGTAATGTTGAAGAAGGAAAATAATTACACAATGTAGAACATGTAATGTATTGGAAAAGGATGTGATTGTTATTAAAGCAGAGATTTTTGACTTTGATGGTACACTTGCTGATACATTACCGGTATGTTTCGTGGCATTTGAATCTGTGTTTAGGCAATTTGATAATCGTGAGGTTAACTCGGAGGAAATTAAGGCAATGTTCGGACCCTCAGAGACTGGAATTATCCGTGAAAACCTTAATAATAATAATAATTATGATGAAGCTATTGAATTATATTATGAAATATATCGAGATCGACATGAAAATCTCGTTCAGAATAATGAGGATATAAACACTTTACTTAGAAGATTAAAAGCAAACGGGTATAAACTTGGGATAGTGACCGGGAAAGCAAGAAGAAGTCTCGACATATCTTTAGATTGTCTAGGGTTAAATGAATTTTTTGATGTAATCATTACAGGCGATGATGTCGAGTTTCCTAAACCTCACCCAGAGGGAATTTATAAGGCATTGGAATTTCTAGACGTGTTACCAAACGAGGCTGTTTTCCTGGGAGATAGCGACGCTGATATTCTTGCCGGTAAAAAAGCGAATGTACTTACGGTTGGAGTTCAATGGCTGCCAAATTATCAGACTGCCGAATTTAATGTCCAGCCAGATGAAGTTTATAGGAGTATAAATGATTTCATTTCTTCTTTTTCAAAAAGGTTAAGTGGAGTTAAGGTTGACTAGCTGCCGAATCAGGTGGCTTTTTCTTATTGAAATTAAGGGCTTGTTAGTTTAATAATTAGTAACTATATTAGGAGACGGGGCAGGATAGCATAAAAAGAAATTGAATAAATAGGTAGTATTGTTCCAAATAAGAATTGTTCAATAAAGAGTGATTAATAGGGAGCTAAAAAATGAAAAATAAAAAAAGAAATAGAGGCGGCTTTTTTAAAGATACCCTAATTGAACTAATTGGTGACGTCGTTTGGAACATCTTAATGTTTATACCAAGATTGATAATTCGCTTAATAAATAATATTTGGTGAAGCAGTTAGTCAAACTTGGAATATGGTGCTGACTATGAAAAGAACAATAATTTTTATAAAAGCAGGTGCGTTGGTCTTGAATCTAAATGGTGTTAGTGGTTTAATTTTAAGCCCTGCAGCTACTGAAATTGATATTGAAATAGTAGAAAAAAGGTTAAATACTACACTTCCCATTCCATATAAAGAATTATTACGAGCTTCTAATGGTTTAGTAACTAATGAGGGAATAATCATTTATGGTACTGATGACATTCTTGAACGTAATGAAGCATGGGAAACAGAGGAGTATGCGCCTGGTTTTATCTCTATCGGAGATGATAGTGGTGGAAGAGTTTTTCTGTTGTCACTGAGTGATAAAGAGGAAATATTAATTGTAGATTCTGGAGACATGATTCCTGATCATGCAGAATTAATTTCAACAAATCTAAATGAATGGGTTAATATTGGTTTGAGAATTGATTTAAAAGAAACATCTTCAAATATTGATTGGTCAGAAAATTGTAAAATAGTTGTAGTAAACATTCAAGACGGAGGATTAAGAGACTTAATTAAAATTAAAGCGATATTGGGATTAAATATGTCTACATCTGAATTACTTAAGATGTCTAAAAGTTTACCATTTGTACTTACACAGGAAATTCCTTATGGTAAGGCAAAGAAATTAATTGAGGAATTGGGAGATTTTAAATTAACTTTGACTTTTCAACTAAGGATATAGTATGTACCAGATTAGAGATGCTTAAAATGTTTTTTTAAAATTAAAATTAAATATATACAAAGGAAGCGAAAAGATGATTATTTTGCATTGTTTGACCAAAAGTAATTGGGATAAAATTAAGGAAAACTCCTATTACGGCAAAGAATCAATTGAGGCTTTTGGTTTTATTCACTGTTCTTCTATTGGAAATTTTTGGAGAGTCGCTCCTAACTTTAAAGATATTGATGAACCTCTGTTGCTTCTTTGCATTGACTCTAGAAAAGTTGAAGCAGATATTAAATGGGAAGATGATGAAAATAGTGGTAGAAAATATCCACATATTTATGGTGAATTAAATGTTGATTCAGTTGATTCAGTGTTGCCGTTTCTAAAAAACGATCAAGGGGATTTTATTCTAAACAAAGAATTGGAACAACATATTTCTGTTTAAGCTAAGCGGTAGTTTGATCATGAGAGGATTAAAGGCCATTTTATCCGATCTGTTATTTAATAAACGGGGCAAGAATGTTAAAGAATGAAATAAAAATGTGCTTATGTCTAAAAAGATCAATTATATTTCAGGACTGAAAATATATTAAATTAGAAAAATGGCGTGTCAAAACTGATGTCAGTTTGCACGCCATTTTCATTGTCATTTAGTAGATATGCACCTTAAAACGGAACGGTTTTGAATCTTACCCGAGCAGTTTTCTTATCCTATTTAGATGTGCTGGTTTTATCAAAATGTTTAAGTAGCTCTGACAGGACCCGGCTGTAGCTGGAAAGGCGTTCCTGGATTCTGCCTGGGTAGGCGGTTTCGATGAAAGTGAGCGTGTCGTTTTCTGTGTGCCATACTCCGCCATATTCCATCGTCTGTTCATAGCCATCTAATTCGCCAATCTCCCAATTAGTAGATTCAAAGTAAGCGAATGGGATGCCAAGCTTATTAAACGGAGCGTGGTCGCTCCAGTCACCTGTTGTTCCTGCCGGATAGTGTTCATTCAGACCTGGATTTATGCCGATATCAAGCTTTCTTTTTTCTGCAATGTTCAAAGCTTGTTCCCTGATAAAACCTGCATCATCTGCGCCGCCATGGACATACATTTTGTCGCCAACAGCAAGACTGTCGAGATTGATCATTCCAATCGTATTGTCAATTTCGGCTGCTGTCATCTGGCTTGCATAATAATTTGAACCATTCAAACCGCCTTCCTCAGCTCCGAAAGCGATGAAGACGATGGTATATGGAGTTGATACCTTTTGCAGGACCTGTGCTGCTTCGAGCATCACTCCAACTCCCGATGCGTTATCATCTGCCCCTTTGCCAGTCTTAACTGAATCATAGTGAGCGCCAACGATAATTTGTTTAGGTGATTGACCTTGTT belongs to Mesobacillus sp. AQ2 and includes:
- a CDS encoding DUF3891 family protein, yielding MIIHEREKDFIMVAQHDHARISMETAINWRDDYFEGLDRKDSVVLAVREHDRCWIEPDKDPLWNEQTEQPYSFMDYPGSPKLDFYKRGIDEVVQMDPYAGLLCSLHYASFLEDATSTIGKNFWNEEKQRQEFLLKDLRITHDPVLTFHLNLLKFCDNLSLYICLNEPGTPKELEHYFYRDGFPQRFSFAGEKPIHANWLDKETVTLSISPFKRPLKVKLPYKSVAKEQIITSGLSAAYNKSALLQREVNFV
- a CDS encoding DUF1450 domain-containing protein, which gives rise to MNVIQKLFSKQKKVKIEFCQRNLEQFLKEENYAEYNEFLSRKNVNYKEFECQSRCKECRLSPYAMVDGEFVTANNSGELLKKMAQYLD
- a CDS encoding ABC transporter ATP-binding protein — protein: MSHLLEVNNLEVNFKTYGGEVKAVRNVSFHVDKGEIVAIVGESGSGKSVTVQTLMGLIPTPPGIIKNGEVLFEGIDLLKLSKRAMQKVKGSKISMIFQDPMTSLNPTMKIGKQIEEGLLVHQNMKKTEAKKRAIEMIRLVGIPNPEERYNQYPHEFSGGMRQRAMIAIALACNPELLIADEPTTALDVTIQAQVLDLMRDLKEKTDTAIILITHDLGVVAETAERVIVMYAGMMVESGTVHELFENPRHPYTWGLMESIPDHTSSAKERLIPIEGTPPDLFSPPPGCPFAPRCKYAMEVCLQDMPPAFETESGHYARCWLNDPRSPKVEDLVAAGRETT
- a CDS encoding SMI1/KNR4 family protein, yielding MKRTIIFIKAGALVLNLNGVSGLILSPAATEIDIEIVEKRLNTTLPIPYKELLRASNGLVTNEGIIIYGTDDILERNEAWETEEYAPGFISIGDDSGGRVFLLSLSDKEEILIVDSGDMIPDHAELISTNLNEWVNIGLRIDLKETSSNIDWSENCKIVVVNIQDGGLRDLIKIKAILGLNMSTSELLKMSKSLPFVLTQEIPYGKAKKLIEELGDFKLTLTFQLRI
- a CDS encoding M20/M25/M40 family metallo-hydrolase; this translates as MKKSIWSILAAFVLLFSATGSAWAYAPSFVHKSGTLAYEHTKYLSEEIGSRVTGTEGESLAKEYIKKQFEDTGYNPDVQEFSFTKRGTSLSSSNVIAIKQGQSPKQIIVGAHYDSVKTGKGADDNASGVGVMLEAAQVLQKVSTPYTIVFIAFGAEEGGLNGSNYYASQMTAAEIDNTIGMINLDSLAVGDKMYVHGGADDAGFIREQALNIAEKRKLDIGINPGLNEHYPAGTTGDWSDHAPFNKLGIPFAYFESTNWEIGELDGYEQTMEYGGVWHTENDTLTFIETAYPGRIQERLSSYSRVLSELLKHFDKTSTSK
- a CDS encoding DUF3899 domain-containing protein, with product MGKKITAFLFIMLAWLLAKPVLSLSWREVIDRSFMVGIISLLVAAAFLILKTGFLSLFMNGFNKLGSFISPKSRAMEREDERAADNEKLKEFKGNLYGRILIGAFFFGLSSVTVSLLTLIVYY
- a CDS encoding DUF952 domain-containing protein, which codes for MIILHCLTKSNWDKIKENSYYGKESIEAFGFIHCSSIGNFWRVAPNFKDIDEPLLLLCIDSRKVEADIKWEDDENSGRKYPHIYGELNVDSVDSVLPFLKNDQGDFILNKELEQHISV
- a CDS encoding HAD family hydrolase, which codes for MKAEIFDFDGTLADTLPVCFVAFESVFRQFDNREVNSEEIKAMFGPSETGIIRENLNNNNNYDEAIELYYEIYRDRHENLVQNNEDINTLLRRLKANGYKLGIVTGKARRSLDISLDCLGLNEFFDVIITGDDVEFPKPHPEGIYKALEFLDVLPNEAVFLGDSDADILAGKKANVLTVGVQWLPNYQTAEFNVQPDEVYRSINDFISSFSKRLSGVKVD
- a CDS encoding ABC transporter ATP-binding protein, whose product is MTEATIKEPKATAADTLLKIENLKKYFTIQKDKTVKSVDDISIEIKRGETFGLVGESGSGKSTLGKTIVGLQDPTEGTMIYNGVDLSTMDRKEKAIANREMQIIFQDPHASLNPRMRVGDIIAEGIDAHRLARGQERQNRVYDLLERVGLRPEHARRYPHEFSGGQRQRIGIARALAVNPKFIVADEPISALDVSIQAQVINLMEDLKEQEGLTYLFIAHDLGMVKHISDRIGVMYLGKMMELASSNDLFAEPLHPYTQALMSAIPVAKPGAAKRERIVLQGDPPSPVNPPSGCRFRTRCPHAMSICAEIIPDFREVKKDHFVACHLYN
- a CDS encoding peptide ABC transporter substrate-binding protein, translated to MKKLLSMIAALMFVSSVLAGCYGGGNKNTSSDSGSKGSTKDIKQELVLNAMSEPPALDPAMATDTTSGWVLDHTFEGLFTKDKDGKPVLGTAKDVKVSEDGKTYTFTIRDDAKWSDGSPVTAEDFEYSWKRTLDPATGSQFAFYLYYVKGAEDFNKGKGSAEDVGVKATDEKTLVVELNDPLGYFKELLTMWTFYPVKKDLVENNKDWAAGAEGYVSNGPFKMTAWKHDSSVVVEKNEHYYDNKNINLTKVTWKMVNDATTYYQMYKTGELDLVTTLPSDVVEQEKENNDFKNVPYFGTYMYMFNITKEPFTNEKVRRAFAMAIDRDALTKNITKAGETPAYAFVPPGVETPDGDFRDQGGKYFKEDIEEAKKLLEEGMAEEGWSTLPEVTLLYNTAENHKKIAEAVQEMYKKNLGVDIKLANQEWKTYLDTTDQGNFQMARMGWIGVLLDPAVILDYFLGDSPNNRTEWRNEKYDSLMDQAKAEQDPAKHFDLLRQAEDVLMDELPFVPVYHYTNTYLTSPNFEGLVYPYNRYPNVKWAKKVSE